The Gouania willdenowi chromosome 14, fGouWil2.1, whole genome shotgun sequence nucleotide sequence AATCTAACAATAAGCAGTTAGATcaaatctgagtcaatcagaacaccaaggttctAGCGTTTTCCACCTGTTCTTTGATCACCTCCAGTTTAAGTCACTTATTATATAAATTAAGAGGCTCTTAAACTACAACACAAACATGGAACAAgaacaaaagaataaatatttacatgtttatttgttaaatataaaaatataaaaaatatatctgtGAAATTCCAAATGATCTAAAACCAACTattgaacatacagtatatgtatttaCATGTATAAGGATTCACTTCTTGACAAAAAAAGTCCTGATTCTTCGGAAAAGCCTTCGAATCCTCTTCACCAAAGAACgtttttttgttccacttgAAGACTGATCCAGAACTTGATCATTTGTATGAGTGGGAACAGAAACCAGGTCCACATCAGTTACAGGAGGGAGATCATATGAAGCTTCTTCAACCAAGGCATCACAACTGATTGAAAGTTCTTCTTCTGGCAGAGTCACATTGAACATATCCCAGGATGTAGCGGCCAAATTCAGTCTGTCACCATCGTTTGATTCTGTCACACAGGCTTGATCCAGAACAGACTCTTCACCAGATGCAGGGCAGGTTGTGTTATCAACCTGTGAGGAGGGTTGATAGTGTCTGCTGGTCTCCTGCTGGTTGAGGTGGGATGTGGTGAAGAAGTGGTGAAACTGAGCCTGACAGGGAGAGATCCTTTCATCTCCATCCAAGCGCAGGAGATGCTTCAGCAGGTCGACAAAGGCTTTTCTGTCCTCAGCCTCACCACTTTCTTCTCCTGGATGAACCTGCATTTTAATACAAGACACTGGTTATTACACAAGCTCACACATCAGGCATATCAGTGAGTAGTTTATGGTCAGGATATCTCACAAGCTTCATGGCAGTCAAGACTTAATAACAGGACAGTGAATAGATTTGGACACTGCATGAATTTACATCAGATTTTGTTTAAAGGAAATTTCTCATGCATCATGAATAGCATTTTCCAAATAAATGATCTAGAATATTTAAACAGTAATCTATGTCATCCATGTTTTAAGAGTTATTAAACTTAAAaacttgctttttttaaattgacaaaaaacaaatgtttaaatagaaaatgttaaTTCAAAACTTACATTAACCAGATCATCCAAAGAAGAGAACTCAACGAAACGTTGTTCCTCCTCAGGTACGATGTTGTTCGCAGCTTCATATTCCTCTGGTGTCTGGGAAAACAAGATGAGTGTCATGAAGTTCATTGTAAAGTTAAACTTTGGTGAACTCAGGTTTGccgaaaaaaaaacttcagttttACCATCAATCGCCATTTTGGGCTTCTCtcagcctcacaaaagaagCTCCTGGTGTGAACCCCGGCCTGGAGCTGGTCATCCTTTGGTAGACCAAGAAGCTCTGAAACACGCTTCATCATCTGATAATCGCAGGACACAGACAAGAGGTTTTCTCCAATGTAGAGGAATGTGAGCAAACAACCCAGGCCCCACACATCAATGGCCTCGCTGAAGGGAAGGCCAATGGAGACTTCAGGAGCCCTGAGGAGCAAGGACACGAGTTAAGAGTGAGAATCTGTGACCAACAtatcaatacaatacaatacaggtTTGTCATAACCACAGCTAAGCCATGTGAGGAGAAATCCTCCTACCTGTATCCTAGAGGCTGAATGTCAAGGCCAGGCTCCATGCTGGAAGTTGTAATAGCCAGACCAAAGTCGATTAGTTTGACTTTCAATGGCTGGATCTTCCCACTGACCACCATGACATTGTCAGGTTTTATGTCAGTGTGAATGATTCCAAGGTCTTTCAGGGAATCTAAAGCCACCAGTAGCTGCAGAAACAAGATCAGAAGACACAGGATTAGAATAAACATTGTCTGTTTGCTGTATAGGCTTTACACCAATCTGATTGGCCTTTCACCAACAAATAAGAAAGGGTTTGAAAATACATCATTTCCGCTACTTGACTTCCGTCATAGTctaagtagaagtagaagtaaccctaaccctaacctaaccctttTGCTGCTGGTCAGATGAAATACCGATCAAGACCAGACGTTAAGTTACAATTCAAAAATGAATGAGAAGAAGGGGGTGTATCTGTCTTTAAAGGGGGTGTACCCGCTTACAAACCAAAACGCCCCTTTTTGCTGCTGGTCGGATGATATTGCATTAATTTGTGGTTaaaaggtcacacacacacacacacacacgcacgcacgcactcacgcacacacacacacacacacacacacacacacacccacactctGACAACAAATATTATAAACTATACCTGTTCAGCAATAGAACGGATTTCACTCAGACTCAGGTACTCCCACTCTCGGTTTTCCATTAGAGTGTAAAGGTCGATGTCCAGAATCTCAAATACCAGGCAGTTATAGTTCATGTACACAAAATGCTCATAAAATTTGAGCAAATTTGTGTGGTCAGCATCAAGGACACTGATTAACTTCAGCATGGaaatctgtcaaaaaaaaaaaaaaagaaaaaagaagaagaatccacagtttgatttaaaatacaTCAT carries:
- the LOC114476068 gene encoding homeodomain-interacting protein kinase 2-like, whose protein sequence is MSQFLFSGTSAAATAELQVLHSSTVDYSILECVGEGNFGKVVKCQNLSNNETVAVKIIKEGFEEDLEHEISMLKLISVLDADHTNLLKFYEHFVYMNYNCLVFEILDIDLYTLMENREWEYLSLSEIRSIAEQLLVALDSLKDLGIIHTDIKPDNVMVVSGKIQPLKVKLIDFGLAITTSSMEPGLDIQPLGYRAPEVSIGLPFSEAIDVWGLGCLLTFLYIGENLLSVSCDYQMMKRVSELLGLPKDDQLQAGVHTRSFFCEAERSPKWRLMTPEEYEAANNIVPEEEQRFVEFSSLDDLVNVHPGEESGEAEDRKAFVDLLKHLLRLDGDERISPCQAQFHHFFTTSHLNQQETSRHYQPSSQVDNTTCPASGEESVLDQACVTESNDGDRLNLAATSWDMFNVTLPEEELSISCDALVEEASYDLPPVTDVDLVSVPTHTNDQVLDQSSSGTKKRSLVKRIRRLFRRIRTFFVKK